In Nocardioides nitrophenolicus, the genomic window GGTACTGCGTGCCGTCCTTGACCCCGTCGACGATGTGCGTGCCGACGGTGTCCCAGTCGAGCCCGCCGTTCGACACCGTGTTGCCGTCGATCTCGAAGCCCCCGACGACGCCCATGGCGACGGTCGTACCCACCCGGGCCGGGGCCGCGGCCGGGGCCGTGGCCGGTGCCGCGGCCGCGGGAACCGCGACCGAGACGCAGGCAAGAGTCGTGGCAGCGATCAGTCCTCGCCGGAAAAATGACATGACAACGTCCCCCACGACGTGTCGACCCGAGAGCGCGTCAGGACCGCTCCAACACCGTCACACCTGATCCGCCGGTACCTCCGGCGCCGGTTCCCCTTGGCGAGACCCCGAACAGGTGGCGCCACTTGGGACCATAGGCCCGGGTCGGGCCGCGCGGTGTCGCTTTGTCGACACCGATCGGTAAAATCTCCGTGGCTCCGCCGTGGGGACGACGACCTCAGCCGGCGCCGGTCCGCGCGGCGTACACGTTCGCCAGCTCGGCGATGTCGGCCACATAGGCGTCGGAGTGGTTGAAGCTGAAGATCGCGCGCCGCCAGGTCTCGGGGGAGGCCAGGTCGCCGGCGTGGCACAGGTAGCGTGCCGCCGCCAGCGCGGCGTCGTCGATCTGGTTCGGGTCGCTGGTCCCGTCGCCGTTGCCGTCGGCGCCCCAGCGGGCCCAGGTCGACGGGATGAACTGCAGCGGCCCGATCGCCCGGTCCCAGGTCGCGTCGCCGTCGAGCGCACCGCCGTCGGTGTCGTGGACCGCGCCGAACGCGCCCCCGTCGAGCACCGGCCCGAGGATCGTGGGCCGCGGCACGCCGTCGTCGCCGAGCACCGAGCCGTGCACGCTGCCGTGGAGCGACTCGATGCCGCCGATCGCGGCCAGGCTGTTCCAGGCGACCCGGCAGCCGGGCTGCTCGGCCGCCACCCGCAGGTGCGCCCGCGCGTACGCCGCCAGCGCCCGCGGCGGGATCCCGGTCTGCCCGGCCACCCGGGCCAGCCAGGCGTCGTCGGGCCGGTACGGGTCCGCGGCGGGCGCGGCCGGCGCGGCGCCGGTCACCGCGGGGGCGAGCGGCGCGACCGCTCCGGTGGCCGGCGGCGGCGGGGTACGGCGCCGGGGCGCGCCGGCGTCGTACGCGAACGCCACGCCGACGCCGATCACCAGCGCGACCATCACGACCGCGAGGGAGACCGCGCCGACCAGGTAGCGGTCGGGTCGGGGCATCGGGTCAGCGGTAGTTGGTGAAGCGGGCACGCGGGAACGGGTGCCGACGGTTGCCGATGGACATGTGGGTTGACCTGCACAGACGTCGTTGGGGGCGTTGAGTGTCGATGGTATCGACTCGACATCCTGCGGACTGCTTGCGGACTGGCTAGTACTCGCGCGACTCGACAGTCGGGATCCGCTTCAACAGGCCCTCGACGTCGGTGCGCTTGACCCTGATCAGCTTGGAGCCGGCGATCCTGTACGCGGGGAGAGTGCCCAGGCCGACGTATCGACGGACCGTGGAGGCGGAGACCCCGAGATAGTCCGCGGCTTCCTGGAGGCTGATGTGCGCCCGCTTCGAGGTCACTCGATACGTCCTGTCTCCCGCGCCCATTTCTCGATGTCGGCCTTGAGCCAGACGGGACCCATGGCAACGACGCCGAGCGGCTCGGGCAGCTTTCCGGCCTTGTAGAGCTGCTGAGCGCGTTGCTTGGTGACGCCGAGCAACGCGGCAATCTCGGCCTGCCCCATCAGGTCTTCTGGCATGTGCCCCAGTTTCCCAGAGGGCCTTGACTTTGACAAGCGCCGGGACCTAGCGTTCCTCTTGTCAAAGTCAATAGCGGCCCTCGGTGGGTGCGGGAACACCAACCGAGGGCCTCGGCACCACGTCGCGAGAGGACGTAGACCGTGACCGAATCATCCAGCAACCAGGGGCGGGGAAGCCACCTGGATGCCAACAGCAACCCTGAAGACCAGATCCCGTCCGCGATCACGAAGGCCGACCAGATGGCCTGGGAGAGGCCGGAGCTCCGTCCGACCTTCACGCCGGACGGGAAGCGCGAGAAGTGGGCCCACCCGTGCCCGCCTTGGTGTGACCAGGACGGCGATCACCACGATGTCCTTCGGCTAATCGATGGCGCTCGCGGACACATGGGCACCCCGATCCTGATCCGCACCGACGGCGGGAGGGGCTACTACGACGACGTGGCCGGCGTCGAGGGGATCCGCAACCCCCACCTGGAGGTTCGCCTAGGGGCCGCGAGTCGAGCGCTGGAGCCTCGCATCCAGATCACCCGGGTCTGGGGTGAGGACGGTGAGCGCAGGAGCAACACGATTCCGGCGATGTACTTCGACGAGGTCCGTGAGCTGATCACCGTTCTGCAGCACCTGATGAAGGTCGGGCAGGAGTCGTGAGCACGCCGCCTGTCCTCGCGGTCAAGCCCGGCATGAGGCCGGAGATCGTCTGCCCGTCATGGTGTGTCCACACCTACGAGATGCACTACGAGGAACTGGGCGAGCTCGAAGGGTTCGTCATCCACCACTCGGAGCCGACCGCCGGGATCTCGCACACTCGTCACGCGTACCCGGACAACACGGTCTCCGGCGACGAGCCACTGATCCACATGGAGGCGCAGCAGCAGCTCACCCTCGCCGAGGCCATGACAGTCGCTCGCAGCCTCCTCGCGGTCATCGAAGAGGTGCAGTCGTGACCGGGCAGGAGCAGGTGACGCCGGAGGTCCTTGCCGCCCTGGCTGACTTGCGGGCCGAATGGGAAGCGACGTGCGAACGCCTGGAGCGCCGGATCGACGAGTTGGAGCAGCGTCAGGCCAACAGGGAGGCTCGCGCCTGACGCACCACGCCTTCTGAGGGGCCACGGAGCCGCCCCCGTCCATCTCGACGGGGGCGGCGACACTGGCCGGATGCTCATGATCGCGTACACCATTGAGGGCGCGGCTGCGGTCACGCCGTTCGGGGAGAAGGTCATCCGGGAGGCGATCCGGGAGGGCGAGCTGCTCGTCCACTACCGCCGCGATGGCGGTCAGCATCCGATCATCCTGGCCGAGGACTTGGTCGAGTGGATCCGGTCGCTGCCGACGGAGCGACCGCCGCGCTAGAAACGACTGCGGCGGTCGGTCGGGCCGTCGTAGCCTGCCGGGGTGAAGTCACATCGGATCCTTGCCGCTCTCGCGCTGGCGTGCGCCCTGCTTCTCGGGGCAGGTTCGCCGTCATCCGCGGACTCGGTTCCGCCGATCACGAAGAAGCTGGCAAAGAAGCTGAAGTGCAAGTGGCCCCATTCGGAGACCCTGGCGGGAGGTGGGAAGAACAGCGGAGTCGAGTGCCGCGTCAACAACGGTGCCGGCCGACAGGACATCTACGTCCTCAAGTACCGCAACATGACCCGTGCCCTCGATTTCTGGCAGGACTGGTTGCAGGTGGGCGCTGAGGCCGAGGTCCCGCCCGGCTGCATCGTGAAGAAGAAGGCGATACTCATCATCCCGATGGGCGGCGGTTCCGGGGTCGACTACGACGCCTACGCCGAGAAGTGGTGCCAGTACATCGCGGTTCGAGTGGGCGGACAGATCATCTACGGCTATCCCTCCTAGGGACCTGCTCGGGTCGAATGATGAGGGGTGTCCAAATTGGACAGTGGGACGGTCTGGCGCGCGCAGGGCGCGGGGAGTTCCACGTTCAAGCGCGGCCGCCGGCCGCTCGCCGATACGCTCGTCAGATGACTGCCGGAGAGATCGAATACGTCATCGTCGAGACCGGGGCTCCGGGGCGCAAGGAGTTGGGGGTCATCTCGGCTCGATCGGTGGCAGAGGCGGCCGCCGAGGCCGAACAGTGGGTATCGGGCCTCGACGACTGGTCGGCGTGGGAGTTGTTGAAGCGCAGCACCCGAGAGCAAGTGGCGTACTCCTCTGTCGAGGACGGCTTCGTTCTGGTCGATCTCTCCGGCTCATGACGAGCAACCGCCATCGCGAGGTGGCGTGGGAGCGTGAGCCTAGGAGTGCCTCCAGCGTCGCCGACGCTCCCAGTAGGTCGGCGGTGGCGGCGTCCGTGCCGTCTGACGCAGATTGGTCCGTCGAGCAGCAATCCGTCGCGGTTCCATCACGGCAACGGGGTCACCGCCGGCCTCTCTGATGTCGATGAACTCTTCTATCGATGCCATGGAGATTCTCGGAGCGCCACCCTTCTCGCCGAAGTACCGCGTCTCGAGTACGAAGCCGAGCCGATGCATGCGCCAGTAGGGAACGTCGAGCAGCTCCGCCGCCCTCGTGAATGTGACGTAGAGGGGCTTGGCCAGTGGCTCCTCCCAACGGTGACGGTTGGTCACCACGAGCGAACGGGTTCCGTTGGCATCGAGTTCACCCAGGCGAGAACCGAGTCGTAGACCAATCGGTAGTTGGTGGTCCCTTGGCCGATGAACACTCGATCGATGTCACCGTTCCGAACCGCTTCGTAGACCATGCGCGTACTCAGGCTCAGGACCCACGCAGCCTCCTTGACGGAGATGAGAACTCGGTCTTCCCAGGGGTGTCCGACAGAGGTCGTGCTGCCCTCTACCTCGGAACGCTGCTTGATGCGTCGGGGGCTATCGATCGGGAAGTCTTGGGAAACCGCCTGATGCGTCTCGTTGCTGCCATCGGGCCTTGGGGTTTCCGGGGTTTCGGGTTCAACCCCAGCCGCGGCTGATTTGTGCCCTCGCTTGTGGGGCGCGAAGCGATGCCCGGGCGGATAGGCACCGTGCTCCAGGTAGTAACTGCCGTCGTCGGTGATCGTGGCCGACCAGCGTGGCCCTCTGCCCTTCACGGTGACCAAGCCCCGATTTGCTAAGGCGGAGGCGCTCAGCGTGTGGCTGTAGTCGTCCGGTGGCCAGCGCCCAGGCAGGCAACCCTCATCGATCCATTTCAGCACGTCGAGCTGGCGCGAATTCACCCGAGGATCCACGCCGGCGAGGCTACTGCGCTCGACACGTCGACCTGCGGTGGGTACTGCACGGGCCGACAGATCGACCGTCCCGAGGCGCTCGCTCACGACCCGATGCTGGTGCGTCGGTTGCGGCGGCTTCGGTCCCATCGAGCGCACCAGCGGTCCGCGCGCCGGCTCGGGTTCTAAGCGTAAGGCGGCAAGAGACCCGGACCTATGCCGGGTAGTCCCGGCACAGCGGGTCGCTTAATGCCGGTTATGCTGCCGTGCGGCGGCTGTGGCTGCCATCGAGATCGACACGGAGGACCCTCAAATGACTCGTGGCCTGGCGCGCACTCTCCCTCGATTGTCGTCAGACTGGGCGACGCATCGTCATGACGGTCCAGGCTGGCCCCAGTTTCTTGAGGGGGTTCAACTCGACGGGATTCGAGGCTGGACAGGCCAGTGGATCGAGTTCCGATTCCCGGTCGTGGCGATCGCCGGCGAGAACGGCTCTGGGAAAAGCACCGTAATCAAGGCGGCGGCTGCAGCCTACGGTCCCACGGGCGGCGCCGGAACGCGCGACTTCTCGCCGGACGACTTCTTCCCCACGACCCCTTGGGAGGACGTGAGCGGCGTTCGGCTTGAGTACCGCATTCGACAAGGCGCCAAGGTCACCTCGCCGTCGCTGCGAAAGAAGAGCACTCGCTGGCGAGGAATGCCCGAGCGCGTCAAGAGGAACCTACATTTCTTGGACATCTCCCGCACGCAGCCGATCGACACGTTGATCGGCTACGGACGCGTAGCCCGAGTTGACCTCGCCGCAAACGCTGACACCGTCGCCCTCGATGAGGACAGTGTCGTGATGCTGTCTCGTGTGCTCGGTCGCACCTACAACCGGGGCGAACTCGTCCGCGATGACCGCGGGAAGCAGGTCGGCATCGTCGGCACGGGCGACGTGACGTACTCCAACTTTCATCAGGGCGCCGGAGAGGACGCCACGACAGACCTTGTTGCGCTCCTCCAGGAGGCGCAGCCGAACTCTCTCGTCTTGATCGACGAGGTGGAGGCGTCCCTGCACCCACGTGCGCAACGCCGGCTGATGACAGAGCTGATTGACATCGCGCGCCGACGTCGACTCCAACTCATCGTCACAACCCATTCGCCTTACGTCCTCGAGCAACTGCCCGCCGAGGCCAGGATCTATCTTCGCTCCCGTCGGGATGGCCACCGCGAAGTCATTTACGGGGTAACGCCTCAGTATGCGCTCTCGCTTATGGACGACGAACAGCATCCCGAACTCGTGCTCTACTGCGAGGATTCCGAATCGGCATCCATGATCGACGCGGTCATCCGAAAGGTTGACCCGGGCCTTCTTCCCCGTCTCTCTGTGGTCGAAGTCGGCCCTGCTGGCACGGTTCGCGCGGTGGGAGAGCTTGCGGGGTCTGGAGTCCTCGCCGAAGACGGCATGGGGGTGCTCGATGGTGACCAAGCCGAGGCACCCTCATGCATTGTTCTTCCCGGCGAGGAAGCGCCCGAACGCGTCATCTTCGCCGCCATCTGTCGCTCGGACGAGGCCCTCGAGATCGCCGCAGAGCGCCTCGGGGTGGACTTCAACGACTTGGCTACTGCCGTAGAAGACGCGTTGACCATTCCCAACGCCCACACATGGGCGGCCGAGATCGCGAGGCGGCTCGCTGGCCGTCACCGCACCTCGCGAGTCTGGGACTCCTTCCTTGACGTTTGGTCCACAGATGTTCTCGCGGCAGAGGAAGCGGAGGCGTTCGTCGAGAAGATCCGGGGCCGCCTCCCCACCATGAGCGCCACTGCCACGGCGGAACCCGCTACTCCCTAGCGCGTTCGACCCTGACCCCGAGCAGCACCCAGCCCTCGGGGATGTCGCTGCGGATCTGCTCGGGTGACGGGCGGGCGTTCGCTCGGGGCGGAAGGGGTACTGTGAGGTCACCCCCTCTTCCCAAGCAGAGGCGTGGCGGGGGTAGGCGTCTCACTCGTACTGCAGTGCGAGGGGGGCGCTTCCGCACCGGTGACACTGGCTTCCTCGCTCCTCGTTCCGATGCTCTGTCATATCTGCGGCCAGGTTGGGGCGCCCCATGATGGCACTCCGGCGGTCTCGGCAGGCGCAGGATGGATCGCGGGTGGGTGCGAGTTGGCGGCACAGCCCGCCCGGTTGACAGTGCTGTCCGTTGCGAGGACCGTCATAGGGACAAGTCTTCGAGCCGAAGCACTCTTGTCGGTCGCGACGATTCTCGGGTCGTGGGCGCCGTGGGCGCGCCTGACCCGAGGTCGAACTCCCGACCGTCAGGACCGGTGGGCTTATGTCGCTTCCAGCAGCGATGCGGATCACGATTGTCGATGACCATGTGCTGTTCGCCGAGGCGGTGGCGCTGACCTTGGAGCATCACGGGTACGCGGTGCGTCGTGTCGACCTGACCGATCCTGGCGCGACACTGGCGTCGGTATTGTCAGCGACGCTGCGCACCGTTCCGCGTCTGGTGTTGCTCGACCTGTGTCTTGGTCGCGTCGGTGACGGGACGAGGCTGGTGGCGCCGTTGGCGGCGTCGGGGGCTGTGGTCGTCGTGCTCACAGGGAGCCTTAGTCGACCGGAGTGGGGGGAGTGTCTGCATCGAGGAGCCCGAGCGGTACTGCTGAAGTCGTCGTCGTTGAACCAGATCATCGGAACCATGCGACGGGCCCGCGACGGCCTTGCGTTGATGCCGGCGGGCGACCGCGCTGAGTTGATTGCGGTCGCTGCCCGACACCGGTCGGACACCCACGACATCTCGAGCCGTCTTGAGCGGCTCACGCGTCGGGAGGCAGAGGTCTTGGGGGCCTTGATGCGAGGTATGCAGGTTCGTGACATCGCTCGGGTCGGTGTGGTCTCCGAG contains:
- a CDS encoding lytic transglycosylase domain-containing protein — protein: MPRPDRYLVGAVSLAVVMVALVIGVGVAFAYDAGAPRRRTPPPPATGAVAPLAPAVTGAAPAAPAADPYRPDDAWLARVAGQTGIPPRALAAYARAHLRVAAEQPGCRVAWNSLAAIGGIESLHGSVHGSVLGDDGVPRPTILGPVLDGGAFGAVHDTDGGALDGDATWDRAIGPLQFIPSTWARWGADGNGDGTSDPNQIDDAALAAARYLCHAGDLASPETWRRAIFSFNHSDAYVADIAELANVYAARTGAG
- a CDS encoding excisionase, translating into MSERLGTVDLSARAVPTAGRRVERSSLAGVDPRVNSRQLDVLKWIDEGCLPGRWPPDDYSHTLSASALANRGLVTVKGRGPRWSATITDDGSYYLEHGAYPPGHRFAPHKRGHKSAAAGVEPETPETPRPDGSNETHQAVSQDFPIDSPRRIKQRSEVEGSTTSVGHPWEDRVLISVKEAAWVLSLSTRMVYEAVRNGDIDRVFIGQGTTNYRLVYDSVLAWVNSMPTEPVRSW
- a CDS encoding helix-turn-helix domain-containing protein, with the translated sequence MTSKRAHISLQEAADYLGVSASTVRRYVGLGTLPAYRIAGSKLIRVKRTDVEGLLKRIPTVESREY
- a CDS encoding response regulator transcription factor; its protein translation is MRITIVDDHVLFAEAVALTLEHHGYAVRRVDLTDPGATLASVLSATLRTVPRLVLLDLCLGRVGDGTRLVAPLAASGAVVVVLTGSLSRPEWGECLHRGARAVLLKSSSLNQIIGTMRRARDGLALMPAGDRAELIAVAARHRSDTHDISSRLERLTRREAEVLGALMRGMQVRDIARVGVVSEATVRTQVKTILAKLDLTSQLAAVGAAHKVGWRSPGP
- a CDS encoding ATP-dependent nuclease: MTRGLARTLPRLSSDWATHRHDGPGWPQFLEGVQLDGIRGWTGQWIEFRFPVVAIAGENGSGKSTVIKAAAAAYGPTGGAGTRDFSPDDFFPTTPWEDVSGVRLEYRIRQGAKVTSPSLRKKSTRWRGMPERVKRNLHFLDISRTQPIDTLIGYGRVARVDLAANADTVALDEDSVVMLSRVLGRTYNRGELVRDDRGKQVGIVGTGDVTYSNFHQGAGEDATTDLVALLQEAQPNSLVLIDEVEASLHPRAQRRLMTELIDIARRRRLQLIVTTHSPYVLEQLPAEARIYLRSRRDGHREVIYGVTPQYALSLMDDEQHPELVLYCEDSESASMIDAVIRKVDPGLLPRLSVVEVGPAGTVRAVGELAGSGVLAEDGMGVLDGDQAEAPSCIVLPGEEAPERVIFAAICRSDEALEIAAERLGVDFNDLATAVEDALTIPNAHTWAAEIARRLAGRHRTSRVWDSFLDVWSTDVLAAEEAEAFVEKIRGRLPTMSATATAEPATP
- a CDS encoding helix-turn-helix transcriptional regulator; its protein translation is MPEDLMGQAEIAALLGVTKQRAQQLYKAGKLPEPLGVVAMGPVWLKADIEKWARETGRIE